From one Streptomyces sp. R41 genomic stretch:
- a CDS encoding SAV2148 family HEPN domain-containing protein, which yields MGSGGLELPPGDEGHEGNSTDVPPGAVSLARPMEMGSIGPELDWGADAWREVRTRAQRAGRAYIWLNLVEQRLRAVVAAVLRPIYEPVHGDDWVVAAAGPAGQEWVQRAVAVREVSRRKGYLLDPADDNVLSFLTLPQLRELMVQHWPCFEPYFDERRDVELALDELEVTRNVVSRNRALSEAVLSQAERAAAKLLEILGAGSDVPSARRLPVDAVEDLVGDRYADVVGVHSDRVRLLRQFPAEDLFGGARRLDAIGIGLNLLVQNFSGRRLVRLAESGCRARLLFLNPASSAVKRRERELGIKRGELSRAVEMNILHMRRVRSKLRDPGAFEIQVFDETPRFTAYLVDGDGSDGIAVVQSYLRRTRGMEAPVLVLRGGGRVVKPDDTTEEGLFPTYREEFEVAWADSRPVS from the coding sequence GTGGGCTCGGGAGGGCTGGAGTTGCCTCCTGGTGACGAGGGTCACGAGGGGAACTCCACAGATGTCCCACCCGGCGCGGTGTCCCTGGCACGGCCGATGGAAATGGGATCCATTGGACCGGAGTTGGACTGGGGCGCCGACGCCTGGCGCGAGGTGCGTACGCGCGCTCAGCGAGCCGGGCGTGCCTACATCTGGCTGAACCTTGTCGAACAGCGGCTGCGCGCGGTCGTGGCCGCTGTTCTCCGTCCCATCTACGAACCCGTCCACGGCGACGACTGGGTGGTCGCCGCCGCCGGGCCCGCCGGACAGGAATGGGTGCAGCGCGCGGTCGCCGTGCGCGAAGTCAGCCGCCGCAAGGGGTACTTGCTCGACCCCGCCGACGACAACGTGCTCAGCTTCCTCACGTTGCCGCAGCTGCGCGAGCTGATGGTGCAGCACTGGCCGTGCTTCGAGCCCTACTTCGACGAGCGCCGGGACGTCGAACTCGCCCTGGACGAGCTGGAAGTCACCCGGAACGTGGTCTCCCGCAACCGGGCCCTGTCCGAGGCGGTCCTCAGCCAGGCCGAGCGGGCCGCGGCGAAGCTCCTGGAGATACTCGGCGCCGGCAGTGATGTGCCCTCCGCGCGCCGACTGCCCGTGGACGCCGTCGAGGATCTGGTCGGCGACCGGTACGCGGACGTGGTCGGCGTCCACTCCGACCGCGTACGGCTGCTGCGCCAGTTCCCCGCCGAGGACCTCTTCGGCGGCGCCCGCCGCCTCGACGCCATCGGCATCGGCCTGAACCTGCTGGTGCAGAACTTCTCCGGACGGCGGCTCGTACGCCTCGCCGAGTCCGGCTGCCGGGCGCGGCTGCTGTTCCTGAACCCCGCCTCCAGCGCGGTGAAGCGGCGTGAGCGCGAACTCGGCATCAAGCGCGGGGAGTTGAGCCGCGCTGTCGAGATGAACATCCTGCACATGCGCCGGGTGCGGTCCAAGTTGCGCGACCCGGGCGCCTTCGAGATCCAGGTCTTCGACGAGACGCCCCGTTTCACGGCCTACCTCGTGGACGGGGACGGCTCGGACGGTATCGCGGTCGTGCAGTCGTATCTGCGGCGTACGCGCGGCATGGAGGCGCCGGTGCTCGTGCTGCGCGGCGGGGGCCGTGTGGTCAAACCGGATGACACCACCGAAGAGGGGCTTTTCCCGACATACCGCGAGGAGTTCGAGGTGGCCTGGGCGGATTCGCGGCCGGTGTCCTGA
- a CDS encoding 3'-5' exonuclease codes for MGWHRELLIGFDLETTGTDPREARIVTGAVIEVRDGEPIGRREWLADPGVEIPADAVAVHGISNERAAAEGRPADEVADAIAGVLVAYWKTGVPVVAYNAAFDLTLLSAELRRYGLPSLRDRLGGIDPAPVIDPYTIDRSVDRYRRGKRNLEAVCTEYGVALDSAHDASADALAAARLACAIAGRHPKVAALGPAELHRRQIEWYAQWAADFQSFLRRKGEADAVVDGTWPLRDLTDEKV; via the coding sequence ATGGGCTGGCACCGGGAGCTGCTGATCGGCTTCGACCTGGAGACGACCGGGACCGATCCGCGCGAGGCGCGCATCGTCACGGGTGCCGTGATCGAGGTCAGGGACGGAGAGCCGATAGGGCGCCGTGAGTGGCTGGCCGACCCGGGCGTGGAGATCCCGGCGGACGCTGTGGCGGTGCACGGGATCAGCAATGAACGGGCGGCGGCCGAGGGCAGGCCCGCCGACGAGGTCGCCGACGCGATCGCGGGCGTCCTCGTCGCGTACTGGAAGACGGGCGTCCCCGTCGTCGCGTACAACGCGGCCTTCGACCTGACCCTGCTCTCCGCCGAACTGCGGAGGTACGGACTGCCGTCGCTGCGCGATCGGCTCGGCGGCATCGACCCCGCCCCGGTCATCGACCCGTACACCATCGACCGCTCCGTGGATCGCTACCGCCGCGGCAAGCGCAACCTCGAAGCGGTCTGCACGGAGTACGGGGTTGCACTGGACTCCGCCCACGACGCCTCGGCCGACGCGCTCGCCGCGGCCCGGCTCGCCTGCGCGATAGCCGGCCGCCACCCGAAGGTCGCGGCCCTCGGCCCGGCGGAGCTGCACCGCCGCCAGATCGAGTGGTACGCGCAGTGGGCGGCCGACTTCCAGAGCTTCCTGCGCCGCAAGGGGGAGGCGGACGCGGTGGTCGACGGGACGTGGCCGCTGCGGGACCTGACGGACGAGAAGGTCTGA
- a CDS encoding phosphotransferase enzyme family protein, with the protein MDEARARDVLAAAGVLPGPVRDVTLLALGENAVFAAGDLVVKVGRDAELLDRARRELNIAAWLADAGVPAVRAAEAKALLVEGHPVTVWHRLPDPVRPAEPRDLAELLRVVHALPSPSFPLPPRELLGGVERWLRLAGDAIDPADAAYLRARRDGFADAAAALTPHLPPGPIHGDALPRNVHVGPDGPVLVDLETFSADLREHDLVVMALSRDRYGLPAEAYDSFTEAYGWDVREWEGCSVLRGARETASCAWVAQHAPTNPKALAEFERRVASLRDGDEAVRWYPF; encoded by the coding sequence ATGGACGAGGCACGGGCACGGGACGTACTGGCCGCGGCGGGTGTGCTGCCGGGGCCGGTGCGGGACGTCACGCTCCTCGCCCTCGGCGAGAACGCGGTGTTCGCCGCCGGTGACCTGGTGGTCAAGGTGGGGCGCGACGCCGAACTCCTGGACCGTGCGCGACGGGAACTGAACATCGCTGCCTGGCTCGCCGACGCGGGCGTCCCCGCGGTGCGGGCCGCCGAGGCCAAGGCCCTGCTGGTGGAGGGGCACCCGGTGACGGTGTGGCACCGGCTGCCCGATCCCGTACGCCCCGCGGAACCGCGGGATTTGGCCGAACTGCTACGGGTGGTGCACGCACTGCCCTCCCCCTCCTTCCCGTTGCCGCCCCGCGAGCTGCTGGGCGGTGTGGAGCGCTGGCTGCGCCTGGCCGGCGACGCGATCGACCCCGCGGACGCCGCGTATCTGCGGGCACGGCGCGACGGCTTCGCGGATGCCGCGGCCGCGCTCACCCCGCATCTGCCGCCGGGCCCGATCCACGGCGACGCGCTGCCCCGCAACGTCCACGTCGGCCCCGACGGCCCGGTCCTGGTCGACCTGGAGACCTTCTCCGCCGACCTGCGCGAGCACGACCTGGTGGTCATGGCCCTCTCCCGCGACCGCTACGGGCTCCCGGCCGAGGCGTACGACTCGTTCACCGAGGCCTACGGCTGGGATGTCCGCGAGTGGGAGGGTTGCTCCGTCCTGCGGGGAGCACGCGAGACCGCCAGCTGCGCCTGGGTCGCCCAGCACGCGCCGACGAACCCCAAGGCCCTAGCCGAGTTCGAACGCCGGGTGGCATCACTGCGGGACGGGGACGAGGCGGTGCGCTGGTACCCCTTCTGA
- a CDS encoding carbohydrate ABC transporter permease, with protein MTLATATRRSVKQAPGRGGDRRPVDHGAWFLVLPALIPILVLSVGPLLYGIALAFTDSQSGRTAATQWIGVLNFQDLLHDTLFWDSFRIGLLWAVGVTVPQFVLALGLALLLNQELRFRWLARALAIVPWAMPEVVVGMMWRLVYNPDAGILNETLRDLGLGDGRDWLSGLGTALPAVIVVGVWAGMPQTTVALLAGLQNTPRELHEAAAMDGAGAWRRFLTVTWPALRPVALAITALNFIWNFNSFALVYVLTNGGPGGRTRLPMLFAYEEAFRYGQFGYAAAMGCVMVAVISVILAVYLVGRLRGDENA; from the coding sequence ATGACATTGGCGACCGCGACGAGGCGGTCGGTGAAGCAGGCACCCGGCAGGGGCGGGGACCGGCGTCCCGTCGACCACGGGGCCTGGTTCCTGGTGCTGCCCGCGCTCATCCCGATCCTGGTGCTCAGTGTGGGACCGCTGCTGTACGGGATCGCGCTGGCGTTCACCGATTCACAGTCGGGGCGGACCGCGGCGACGCAGTGGATCGGGGTCCTCAACTTCCAGGACCTGCTGCACGACACGCTGTTCTGGGACTCGTTCCGGATCGGTCTGCTGTGGGCGGTCGGGGTGACCGTGCCGCAGTTCGTGCTCGCGCTGGGGCTCGCCCTGCTGCTCAACCAGGAGCTCCGGTTCCGCTGGCTGGCGCGGGCGCTCGCGATCGTCCCCTGGGCGATGCCCGAGGTCGTCGTCGGCATGATGTGGCGGCTCGTCTACAACCCGGACGCGGGCATCCTCAACGAGACCCTGCGCGACCTCGGCCTGGGCGACGGCCGCGACTGGCTGAGCGGCCTCGGCACCGCCCTGCCCGCCGTGATCGTGGTCGGCGTCTGGGCGGGCATGCCGCAGACCACGGTCGCGCTGCTCGCCGGGCTGCAGAACACCCCGCGCGAACTCCACGAGGCGGCCGCGATGGACGGCGCGGGCGCCTGGCGCCGCTTCCTGACCGTCACCTGGCCGGCCCTGAGACCGGTCGCGCTCGCCATCACGGCGCTCAACTTCATCTGGAACTTCAATTCGTTCGCTCTGGTCTATGTGCTGACCAACGGAGGACCGGGCGGCCGTACCCGGCTCCCCATGCTCTTCGCGTACGAAGAGGCCTTCCGCTACGGGCAGTTCGGCTACGCGGCCGCGATGGGCTGTGTGATGGTCGCGGTGATCTCGGTGATCCTCGCGGTGTATCTCGTGGGCCGTCTGAGGGGAGATGAGAACGCGTGA
- a CDS encoding carbohydrate ABC transporter permease, whose protein sequence is MKTGKGTRTGQYLALLAYLVFLAFPFLWLISTAFKPASELASLHPTWIPKDPTLANFRQAFDEQPLLRAALNSLLAALGAAVIAVLIATPMAYVMARHRTLPAKAATGWVVVSQAFPFVLVIIPLFLVLKNLRLINSLPGLTMVYVVWALPFALWMLVGYVRAVPAELEEAAAVDGAGRMRTLVSITAPLLVPGIVATALFTFISAWNEFFFALVLLKTPEKQTLPVVLTHFIGAEGAADLGPLAAAAFLATLPSLVIFAIIQKRITGGMLAGAVKS, encoded by the coding sequence GTGAAGACCGGCAAAGGGACCCGCACGGGCCAGTACCTCGCCCTCCTCGCCTATCTCGTCTTCCTCGCCTTCCCCTTCCTCTGGCTGATCTCCACCGCCTTCAAGCCGGCGAGCGAGCTGGCGAGCCTGCACCCCACGTGGATCCCCAAGGACCCCACCCTCGCCAACTTCCGCCAGGCCTTCGACGAGCAGCCGCTGCTGCGCGCCGCGCTCAACTCTCTGCTGGCGGCGCTCGGCGCGGCGGTCATCGCCGTACTGATCGCGACCCCGATGGCATACGTCATGGCGCGCCACCGGACGCTGCCGGCCAAGGCCGCCACCGGGTGGGTCGTGGTCAGCCAGGCGTTCCCCTTCGTGCTGGTGATCATTCCGCTGTTCCTGGTCCTCAAGAACCTCCGGCTGATCAACTCACTGCCCGGACTGACCATGGTGTACGTGGTGTGGGCGCTGCCCTTCGCGCTGTGGATGCTGGTGGGCTATGTGCGGGCCGTGCCCGCCGAGTTGGAGGAGGCCGCCGCGGTGGACGGCGCGGGCCGGATGCGGACGCTGGTCTCGATCACGGCGCCGCTGCTCGTGCCGGGCATCGTGGCAACGGCGCTGTTCACGTTCATCAGTGCGTGGAACGAGTTCTTCTTCGCGCTCGTGCTGCTCAAGACCCCGGAGAAACAGACCCTGCCGGTCGTCCTCACGCACTTCATCGGGGCGGAGGGCGCGGCGGACCTCGGGCCGCTGGCCGCGGCGGCGTTCCTGGCGACCCTGCCGTCGCTGGTCATCTTCGCGATCATCCAGAAGCGGATCACGGGCGGCATGCTCGCCGGGGCGGTGAAGAGCTGA
- a CDS encoding ABC transporter substrate-binding protein translates to MRRRLLVVLAVFGLLLTACTDSGGGSSGVITLHFQSLAWQQESVAANKELVKEWNAAHPDVKVEYVQGSWDSVHDQLLTSFEGGEAPDIIHDASDDLADFAYGGYLADLRELLPDRLKSDIPQHSWETATFGGGVYGVPFLQEPRVLIANAKWLNESGVRVPTPEQPWSWDEFRTIAKQLSGKGKYGVAWPLKEPVSATLNLSLSTGGQMFHRDADGKVTVRFDAADEVVPRTVHDEVNADGSASSATLGMGGSDTLPGFFGGKYAMVPLGFSYRQQIAQQAPKGFDWQVLPAPAGADGLTQGVSPQTLSIAQDSPHKKEAAEFIDFLLQPKNMVRLALGDWMLPTGTQALKDPALHTTKDDWATGTALAAHLRSAPAQSVRGYPEWKDKVATPAFQEYYSGAIGLSELRRRLVKDGNLVLARYQR, encoded by the coding sequence ATGCGGAGGAGACTGCTGGTGGTGCTGGCCGTCTTCGGCCTCTTGCTGACCGCGTGCACGGACAGCGGCGGTGGATCGAGTGGAGTGATCACCCTCCACTTCCAGTCCCTCGCCTGGCAGCAGGAGTCCGTGGCCGCCAACAAGGAGCTGGTGAAGGAGTGGAACGCGGCGCATCCGGACGTCAAGGTCGAGTATGTCCAGGGCAGTTGGGACAGCGTCCACGACCAGCTGCTCACCTCCTTCGAGGGCGGTGAGGCGCCCGACATCATCCATGACGCCTCGGACGACCTCGCGGACTTCGCGTACGGCGGCTATCTTGCCGACCTGCGCGAGCTGCTGCCCGATCGGCTCAAGTCCGACATCCCGCAGCACAGTTGGGAGACGGCGACCTTTGGGGGAGGGGTCTATGGCGTGCCGTTCCTCCAGGAGCCGCGGGTCCTGATCGCCAACGCCAAGTGGCTGAACGAGTCGGGCGTCCGCGTCCCGACTCCCGAGCAGCCGTGGAGCTGGGACGAGTTCCGTACGATCGCCAAGCAACTGAGCGGCAAGGGCAAGTACGGCGTCGCCTGGCCGCTCAAGGAGCCGGTCTCGGCGACGCTCAACCTCTCCCTCTCCACCGGCGGGCAGATGTTCCACCGGGACGCGGACGGCAAGGTGACCGTCCGCTTCGACGCCGCCGACGAAGTGGTTCCGCGGACCGTGCACGACGAGGTGAACGCGGACGGGAGCGCGTCCAGCGCGACGCTCGGAATGGGCGGGTCCGACACCCTGCCCGGGTTTTTCGGCGGCAAGTACGCGATGGTTCCGCTCGGCTTCTCCTACCGTCAGCAGATCGCGCAGCAGGCGCCGAAGGGCTTCGACTGGCAGGTGCTGCCCGCCCCGGCCGGCGCGGACGGACTGACCCAGGGCGTCAGCCCCCAGACCCTGTCCATCGCCCAGGACAGCCCGCACAAGAAGGAGGCCGCCGAGTTCATCGACTTCCTGCTTCAGCCGAAGAACATGGTCCGGCTCGCCCTCGGCGACTGGATGCTGCCGACAGGGACACAGGCCCTGAAGGACCCCGCCCTGCACACCACCAAGGACGACTGGGCGACCGGCACCGCACTCGCCGCCCACCTCCGCTCGGCGCCCGCCCAGTCCGTACGCGGCTACCCGGAGTGGAAGGACAAGGTCGCGACGCCCGCGTTCCAGGAGTACTACAGCGGGGCGATCGGGTTGAGCGAGCTCCGCAGACGGCTGGTGAAGGACGGCAATCTGGTGCTGGCCCGCTATCAGCGCTGA
- the mgt gene encoding macrolide-inactivating glycosyltransferase, which yields MTTRRAHIAMFSIAAHGHVNPSIDVIRELVARGHRVTYAIPPAFAEKIAETGAEPKPWNSTLPTGDDPDAWGTELIDNIEPFLTDALQAEPQLAAAYAGDEPDLVLYDITAYPARVLAHRWGVPIVQLSPNLVAWEGYEEEVGKPMFEPLKRTPRGKAFYETFARWIAENGMDLRVEDFMGRPDRCLVLIPRVLQPNADRVDEKRYTFVGACQGDRAAQGDWRRPVDAEKVLLVSLGSSFTKQPGFYRECVKAFGDLPGWHVVLQIGKFVDPSELGEVPGNVEVHPWVPQLSVLRQADAFITHAGAGGSQEGLATGTPMVAVPQAVDQFGNADMLQALGVARHVPMEEVTADTLREAVLAVADDPEVARRLHEIREQMAQEGGTRRAADLIEAELPTGE from the coding sequence ATGACCACCCGACGCGCCCATATCGCCATGTTCTCCATCGCTGCCCACGGCCATGTGAACCCGAGCATCGACGTGATCCGGGAGCTCGTGGCACGCGGGCACCGCGTCACGTACGCGATTCCGCCCGCCTTCGCCGAGAAGATCGCCGAGACCGGGGCCGAGCCGAAACCGTGGAACTCGACGCTGCCCACCGGCGACGACCCGGATGCGTGGGGGACCGAGCTGATCGACAACATCGAGCCGTTCCTGACGGACGCGCTGCAGGCCGAGCCGCAGCTCGCGGCGGCGTACGCCGGCGACGAACCGGATCTGGTGCTGTACGACATCACGGCGTACCCGGCCCGGGTCCTCGCGCACCGCTGGGGCGTCCCGATCGTGCAGCTCTCGCCGAACCTCGTGGCCTGGGAGGGGTACGAGGAGGAGGTCGGCAAGCCGATGTTCGAGCCGCTGAAGCGGACCCCGCGCGGCAAGGCGTTCTACGAGACCTTCGCCCGCTGGATCGCAGAGAACGGCATGGACCTGAGAGTCGAGGACTTCATGGGCCGACCCGACCGCTGCCTCGTCCTCATCCCCAGGGTCCTGCAGCCGAACGCGGATCGCGTCGACGAGAAGCGCTACACCTTCGTCGGCGCCTGCCAGGGCGACCGCGCCGCGCAGGGGGACTGGCGGCGGCCCGTCGACGCCGAGAAGGTGCTGCTCGTGTCGCTGGGTTCCAGTTTCACCAAGCAGCCAGGCTTCTACCGCGAGTGCGTCAAGGCCTTCGGCGATCTGCCGGGCTGGCATGTCGTGCTGCAGATCGGGAAGTTCGTCGATCCGTCAGAGCTGGGTGAGGTGCCCGGCAATGTGGAGGTGCACCCGTGGGTGCCACAGCTGTCGGTGCTGCGGCAGGCCGACGCGTTCATCACGCACGCGGGGGCGGGCGGCAGCCAGGAGGGGCTGGCCACCGGCACGCCGATGGTCGCCGTACCGCAGGCCGTCGACCAGTTCGGCAACGCCGACATGCTCCAGGCGCTCGGCGTCGCCCGCCACGTACCGATGGAGGAGGTCACCGCCGACACCCTGCGCGAGGCCGTCCTCGCCGTCGCCGACGATCCCGAGGTGGCACGCCGCCTGCACGAGATCCGGGAACAGATGGCACAGGAGGGCGGCACACGACGGGCGGCCGACCTCATCGAGGCCGAGCTGCCGACGGGGGAGTAG
- a CDS encoding MMPL family transporter: MGNGDTRVRGIAARAGGWSARHRWAAVGIWVLFVVLAMGLGSAAGRVDVKESDQLKGETHTAAKIIEDADIKEPASETVLIQAKDANTKATDAEFKNAVVAVVKAVESTGKVTGVTSPYDTKTISKDGRSALVQFDMRGDSETAGDRVEPVLNAVKGVQKDHSGLRIEEIGGASMMKQYDDAFGDDFQKAELSAVPVALGILLIAFGALVAALLPVALAITAIMATMGLMGVVSHVMPMSDTANSVMLLVGLAVGVDYCLFYLRREREEREAGRDAGTALRIAAATSGRAIIVSGVTVCVAMAGMLFTGLAEFEAMGLASLMVVAVAMVGSVTVLPALLSLLGERVEKGRIPFLSRRRRRKGNGESRFWTAVLRGVLAKPVVSVVVASGALLAIAAPAVGMKTQNLTLDQEFGNSLPIVGTYNRVNDAFPGGSEPAEVIVKANDINAADVKSALADFREQAISSGASRGPVDIKVHDAQNVAFVYVPLVGGSDQDKAEKSLGLLRDKVRPDTLGKVDGVQAPITGQVAGSHDFNDQLVGSVVPVFAFVVVFAFLLMLLSFRSLTVAITSIALNLLSVGAAYGILVAVFQHGWGASLVGAEGVGAIVTWLPLFLFVILFGLSMDYHVFVVSRIREARLRGRSTKEAIRHGVVTTAGVVTSAAVIMVAVFAIFGTLSMQSMKQMGVGLAAAVLIDATIIRGVLLPAVMALLGERNWYLPKWLNRLPDLTHDEAPEAVLPPAAREGERAGV; this comes from the coding sequence ATGGGGAACGGAGATACACGGGTGCGGGGCATCGCCGCCCGGGCAGGCGGCTGGAGCGCCCGGCACCGATGGGCGGCCGTCGGAATCTGGGTGCTGTTCGTCGTCCTGGCGATGGGGCTCGGCTCGGCGGCGGGCCGCGTCGACGTCAAGGAGAGCGACCAGCTCAAGGGCGAGACGCACACCGCCGCCAAGATCATCGAAGACGCCGACATCAAGGAACCGGCCAGTGAGACCGTCCTGATCCAGGCGAAGGACGCGAACACCAAGGCCACGGACGCCGAGTTCAAGAACGCCGTCGTCGCCGTCGTCAAGGCGGTCGAGTCCACCGGCAAGGTCACGGGCGTGACGTCGCCGTACGACACGAAGACGATCTCGAAGGACGGCCGCAGCGCGCTCGTGCAGTTCGACATGCGCGGCGACTCGGAGACCGCGGGCGACCGGGTCGAGCCCGTACTGAACGCCGTCAAGGGCGTGCAGAAGGACCACTCGGGGCTGCGGATCGAGGAGATCGGCGGCGCCAGCATGATGAAGCAGTACGACGACGCGTTCGGCGACGACTTCCAGAAGGCCGAGCTCTCTGCGGTGCCGGTGGCCCTCGGTATTCTGCTGATCGCCTTCGGCGCGCTGGTGGCCGCGCTGCTGCCGGTGGCGCTGGCCATCACCGCGATCATGGCGACGATGGGCCTGATGGGCGTCGTCAGCCATGTGATGCCGATGAGCGACACCGCCAACTCCGTGATGCTCCTGGTCGGTCTGGCCGTCGGCGTCGACTACTGCCTGTTCTATCTGCGCCGTGAGCGCGAGGAGCGCGAAGCGGGGCGGGACGCCGGTACCGCGCTGCGGATCGCCGCCGCGACCAGTGGCCGCGCCATCATCGTCTCCGGTGTCACCGTGTGCGTGGCGATGGCGGGCATGCTCTTCACCGGGCTCGCCGAGTTCGAGGCGATGGGCCTGGCCTCGCTGATGGTCGTGGCGGTCGCCATGGTCGGTTCGGTCACCGTCCTGCCCGCGCTGCTCTCGCTGCTCGGCGAGCGGGTCGAGAAGGGGCGGATTCCGTTCCTGAGCCGGCGGCGGCGTCGCAAGGGCAACGGAGAGAGCCGGTTCTGGACGGCCGTCCTGCGGGGCGTGCTGGCCAAGCCCGTTGTTTCCGTCGTGGTCGCGTCCGGTGCGCTGCTCGCCATCGCGGCTCCCGCGGTCGGCATGAAGACCCAGAACCTCACGCTGGACCAGGAGTTCGGCAACTCGCTGCCCATCGTGGGTACGTACAACCGCGTCAACGACGCCTTCCCCGGCGGCTCCGAGCCGGCCGAGGTGATCGTCAAGGCGAACGACATCAACGCCGCCGACGTGAAGTCCGCGCTCGCCGACTTCCGTGAGCAGGCGATCAGTTCGGGCGCCTCGCGCGGTCCGGTCGACATCAAGGTGCACGACGCGCAGAACGTCGCCTTCGTGTACGTGCCGCTGGTCGGCGGATCCGATCAGGACAAGGCGGAGAAGAGCCTGGGGCTGCTGCGCGACAAGGTGCGGCCCGACACGCTCGGCAAGGTCGACGGGGTCCAGGCGCCGATCACCGGACAGGTCGCGGGATCGCACGACTTCAACGACCAGCTGGTCGGCTCCGTCGTCCCGGTCTTCGCGTTCGTCGTGGTCTTCGCCTTCCTGCTGATGCTCCTGTCGTTCCGCTCTCTGACGGTCGCGATCACCTCGATCGCACTCAACCTGCTGTCGGTGGGCGCCGCCTACGGCATCCTCGTCGCCGTCTTCCAGCACGGCTGGGGCGCGTCGCTGGTGGGCGCGGAGGGTGTGGGCGCCATCGTCACCTGGCTGCCGCTGTTCCTCTTCGTGATCCTCTTCGGGCTCTCGATGGACTACCACGTGTTCGTGGTCTCGCGGATCCGTGAGGCCCGGCTGCGCGGCCGCAGCACCAAGGAGGCGATCCGGCACGGGGTGGTGACCACGGCCGGTGTCGTCACCAGCGCCGCGGTCATCATGGTCGCCGTGTTCGCCATCTTCGGGACGCTGTCCATGCAGTCCATGAAGCAGATGGGTGTGGGCCTGGCCGCCGCGGTGCTCATCGACGCGACGATCATCCGGGGTGTGCTGCTCCCCGCCGTGATGGCCCTGCTCGGCGAGCGCAACTGGTATCTGCCGAAGTGGCTGAACCGGCTGCCGGACCTCACGCACGACGAGGCGCCGGAGGCCGTGTTGCCGCCGGCCGCCCGGGAGGGTGAGCGGGCCGGGGTGTAA
- a CDS encoding DUF1697 domain-containing protein: MTTTYAALLRGINVGGAKKVPMAELRTLIEGLGLGDVRTYLQSGNAVFSSDHGDEESLAVELAHAIEKHFGFTVGVLVRDHAYLKAVREACPFPAAELEAKQLHATYFSGPVDAERFASVDQSAFLPEEFRLGDRVLYLYAPDGLGRSKLAEALSKPRLLKGITATTRNWNTVVKLEEMTGA; encoded by the coding sequence ATGACGACGACGTACGCGGCGCTGTTGCGCGGGATCAATGTGGGCGGCGCCAAGAAGGTGCCGATGGCCGAACTGCGCACCCTGATCGAGGGACTCGGCCTCGGCGACGTACGCACGTATCTCCAAAGCGGCAACGCGGTGTTCAGCAGCGACCACGGCGACGAGGAGTCCCTCGCCGTGGAGCTCGCCCACGCCATCGAGAAGCACTTCGGCTTCACCGTCGGCGTGCTGGTGCGCGACCACGCCTACTTGAAGGCCGTACGGGAGGCATGCCCGTTCCCGGCCGCCGAACTGGAGGCCAAGCAGCTGCACGCCACCTACTTCTCCGGTCCCGTCGACGCCGAGCGCTTCGCCTCGGTCGACCAATCGGCCTTCCTCCCGGAGGAGTTCCGCCTCGGCGACCGCGTCCTGTACCTGTACGCCCCCGACGGCCTCGGACGCTCCAAGCTGGCGGAAGCCTTGTCGAAGCCGCGACTGCTGAAGGGCATCACCGCCACCACCCGCAACTGGAACACCGTCGTCAAACTGGAGGAGATGACCGGTGCTTGA
- a CDS encoding DUF4440 domain-containing protein: MLERDAAVEAAIEGELRLLDPEIRRSPELVGALLHPDFHEFGASGRIWDRASIIASLAGENESGARPSTTSHMKGVQLASDLVHLTFDTDNNGLRAHRSSLWRLTEEGWLLYFHQGTPHGSDAA; the protein is encoded by the coding sequence GTGCTTGAGCGCGACGCCGCGGTCGAGGCCGCCATCGAGGGCGAGCTGCGTCTGCTCGACCCGGAGATCCGCCGCTCGCCCGAACTCGTCGGCGCGCTCCTGCACCCCGACTTCCATGAGTTCGGCGCTTCGGGCCGGATCTGGGACCGCGCCTCGATCATCGCCTCGCTGGCCGGCGAGAACGAATCCGGGGCCCGGCCCAGCACCACCTCGCACATGAAGGGTGTCCAGCTCGCGTCCGACCTGGTCCACCTCACCTTCGACACCGACAACAACGGCCTCCGGGCGCACCGGAGTTCACTGTGGCGGCTCACCGAGGAGGGGTGGCTGCTGTACTTCCACCAGGGGACGCCGCACGGCTCCGACGCAGCGTGA